The following proteins come from a genomic window of Pseudomonas cichorii:
- a CDS encoding TonB-dependent siderophore receptor, with protein sequence MSRPASSLHPLALAIFMACAAVPLQAAESSVPEQQASVVSPFSIPAGELSEALNTLAEQAQLVLAFDPALTRGKRSNGLQGQFSTQEAISRLLSGTGLQALALSANRYRIEPAPEPTEGTMELQATSIIGATQAESASGPVSGYVATRGRTGTKTDTALIETPQSISVVTKDQMKAQGASSLNQILRYSAAVVPETRGSTASRLDQMSIRGFSPATYLDGLRMPGNRDASPQKDAFDLERVEVLRGPSSVLYGQASPSGVVNMVSKLPTETPFREIGLTYGNFNKKRTTFDFGGPIDDQGVYSYRVSGLYDDADGQIKHTETRRQSIATAFTWRPNEDTSLTFLANYQSDPKGASYGSIPAYGSLLNSPTGRDIDVDFYDGEKDFEKSDREYHAVGYLFEHHLNDVWTFRQNTRYLRSEGIYQSIYNGTDALQPDYRTMGRYTIGSDVNMDSYTLDNQLQAKFDTGPVQHTVLFGADYQNISTDTESGNGNGPSLDLFDPVYGRPVAPITYTTDATARSQQKGLYLQEQLKWDKWVLLMGGRYDWADSTNSSKRIATGVKTKSSVESEAFTGRLGLVYLFDNGLAPYISYSESFEPQSGTGLGNKPFEPTEGKQYELGIKYQPPGSNSFISAAIFDLRRTNVLTPDPIATNICNGARCQVQTGEVQSRGFELEGKASLSDNLDITAAYAYLDNQISKSNSTVRVQPGIVGQANGPALPAEGTTPPAIPRHTASAWVDYTFREGKLDGFGVGAGARYIGSTWGDEANSLKVPGYTLFDAAAHYDIPNLYNPMDNLRLALNVSNLANKEYVASCYYYSWCWYGAQRTVQASATYRW encoded by the coding sequence ATGTCTCGCCCTGCCAGTTCGCTGCATCCCTTGGCACTTGCCATTTTCATGGCCTGCGCTGCGGTGCCTCTGCAAGCCGCCGAATCATCCGTGCCTGAGCAACAGGCCAGCGTTGTCAGCCCTTTCTCGATCCCGGCCGGGGAGTTGAGTGAAGCGCTCAATACGCTTGCGGAGCAAGCGCAACTGGTACTGGCATTCGACCCGGCACTGACCCGAGGCAAACGCAGCAACGGGCTACAGGGTCAATTCAGTACCCAGGAGGCCATCAGCCGGTTGCTCAGCGGTACTGGCTTGCAAGCCCTGGCGTTATCGGCCAATCGTTATCGCATCGAGCCAGCGCCCGAACCAACGGAAGGAACAATGGAGCTGCAAGCCACCAGCATCATCGGCGCGACCCAGGCCGAGAGCGCCAGTGGTCCGGTGTCGGGTTATGTCGCAACCCGTGGACGTACCGGAACCAAGACCGACACCGCTCTGATCGAAACGCCACAGTCGATTTCAGTGGTCACCAAGGACCAGATGAAAGCCCAGGGCGCATCGAGCCTCAATCAGATCCTGCGCTACAGCGCGGCGGTGGTACCGGAAACCCGTGGTTCTACAGCCTCGCGACTCGACCAGATGAGTATTCGCGGTTTCTCCCCGGCGACCTATCTGGACGGCCTGCGCATGCCGGGCAACCGGGATGCGTCACCGCAGAAGGATGCCTTCGATCTGGAACGTGTCGAAGTGCTGCGCGGCCCCTCTTCCGTGCTGTACGGCCAGGCCAGCCCCAGCGGCGTGGTGAACATGGTCAGCAAGTTGCCGACCGAGACGCCTTTTCGCGAAATCGGGCTCACGTACGGCAACTTCAACAAGAAGCGCACGACCTTCGACTTTGGCGGGCCGATTGACGATCAGGGTGTCTACTCCTATCGCGTGTCCGGGCTGTATGACGATGCGGACGGCCAGATCAAACACACCGAAACCCGTCGCCAGTCCATTGCGACAGCGTTCACCTGGCGCCCGAATGAAGACACTTCGCTGACTTTTCTGGCGAATTATCAAAGCGATCCCAAAGGCGCGTCCTATGGGTCGATCCCGGCTTACGGCTCATTGCTGAACAGCCCGACCGGACGCGATATCGATGTGGACTTCTACGACGGCGAGAAGGATTTCGAGAAAAGCGACCGTGAATATCACGCTGTCGGTTACCTGTTCGAGCATCACTTGAACGATGTCTGGACCTTTCGCCAGAACACCCGCTACCTGCGCAGCGAAGGTATCTATCAGAGCATCTACAACGGCACCGATGCCTTGCAGCCCGATTACCGCACCATGGGCCGCTACACCATCGGCAGCGATGTAAATATGGACTCCTACACCCTCGATAATCAGTTGCAGGCCAAATTCGACACAGGCCCTGTGCAGCACACAGTACTGTTTGGTGCCGATTATCAGAACATCAGCACCGACACCGAATCCGGGAATGGCAATGGCCCGTCCCTGGATCTGTTCGATCCGGTCTATGGCCGCCCGGTAGCGCCCATCACCTACACCACTGACGCGACCGCTCGCAGTCAGCAGAAAGGCCTGTACCTGCAAGAGCAGTTGAAGTGGGACAAATGGGTCTTGCTGATGGGGGGCCGTTACGACTGGGCTGACAGCACTAACAGCTCTAAGCGAATCGCGACCGGCGTGAAAACCAAAAGCTCGGTGGAAAGTGAAGCCTTCACCGGACGCCTGGGCCTGGTCTATCTGTTCGATAACGGGCTGGCACCTTACATCAGCTATTCCGAATCCTTCGAGCCGCAATCGGGTACGGGCCTGGGCAACAAGCCTTTCGAGCCGACCGAGGGCAAGCAGTACGAACTGGGCATCAAATACCAGCCACCGGGTAGCAACAGTTTCATCAGCGCCGCCATCTTCGATTTGCGACGCACCAATGTGCTGACCCCGGACCCGATCGCGACGAATATCTGCAATGGTGCCCGCTGCCAGGTCCAGACCGGCGAAGTCCAGTCACGCGGCTTCGAGCTTGAAGGCAAGGCCAGCCTGAGCGACAACCTGGATATCACGGCGGCTTATGCCTATCTGGACAACCAGATCAGCAAGTCAAACAGCACCGTGCGGGTCCAGCCGGGCATCGTCGGCCAGGCCAATGGCCCGGCGCTGCCGGCTGAAGGCACAACCCCGCCAGCCATTCCCCGCCACACTGCCTCGGCCTGGGTCGATTACACCTTTCGCGAAGGCAAGCTGGACGGCTTTGGTGTCGGCGCGGGTGCGCGCTATATCGGCTCGACCTGGGGTGATGAAGCCAACAGCCTGAAAGTACCGGGCTACACCCTGTTCGACGCCGCGGCGCACTATGACATTCCAAACCTCTACAACCCGATGGACAACCTGCGCCTGGCGTTGAATGTCTCCAACCTGGCCAACAAGGAATACGTCGCGTCCTGCTATTACTATTCATGGTGCTGGTACGGCGCACAACGCACCGTGCAGGCCAGTGCGACCTATCGCTGGTAA
- a CDS encoding CBS domain-containing protein gives MKTVAQLLKLKSEHNQQVHTIGPDQMVLDALRLMADKNIGALPVVAGGVVVGVVSERDYARKMILKGRSSVGTPVSAIMSSKVITVDSQQSVETCMGIMTDNHLRHLPVVEHGQLLGLLSIGDLVKEAIAEQSSLIQQLEQYIRGD, from the coding sequence ATGAAAACCGTTGCCCAATTGCTGAAGCTCAAATCCGAACACAACCAGCAAGTGCATACCATCGGTCCCGATCAGATGGTGCTCGATGCACTCAGGCTGATGGCCGACAAGAATATCGGGGCATTGCCGGTCGTTGCAGGCGGTGTGGTTGTCGGGGTGGTCAGCGAGCGTGACTACGCACGCAAGATGATTCTCAAGGGACGCTCGTCTGTCGGCACGCCGGTCAGCGCCATCATGAGCAGCAAGGTCATCACGGTCGATTCACAGCAGAGCGTGGAAACCTGCATGGGCATCATGACCGACAATCATCTTCGTCATCTGCCGGTCGTGGAACACGGGCAGTTGCTGGGGCTGTTGTCCATCGGTGACCTCGTCAAGGAAGCCATCGCGGAACAGTCCAGCCTTATCCAGCAGCTTGAGCAGTAC